In a genomic window of Helianthus annuus cultivar XRQ/B chromosome 10, HanXRQr2.0-SUNRISE, whole genome shotgun sequence:
- the LOC110884153 gene encoding probable LRR receptor-like serine/threonine-protein kinase RKF3: MAVHHHLLFLLSLLILPLSTTSNHHRTLLQNGNVSCPLNFQLIRRLVGSNRPNLDIPSACRYAQQGLQLVESDYLRRTNSFVPPLTTAEPCWRDYQTLAEDFYPNFDLRRNCGFNTSWIAVPGCMNITNRQQFEQIVNGSLLAPVLTACNQSLSGSSCTSCTVALSNLQASYLNGDSVGNLTNCRAYPFIYAAAFVNSLGPTDRDTSVCLFSLDIDFAKSKNKYKTIVIVIVIVAVIVAVVVSSFLVGFWYYRRKKVERLNRVRRNRDRIPETSTVSALDSISGSTTLIKFSIDDIKEATRNFARENIIGTGGYGNVYKGVLVDDSEVALKRFKNCSAAGDASFTHEVEVIASVRHVNLVALRGYCIATTRFEGYQRIIVTDLVKNGSLYDHLFGNQSGRSNLSWPIRRKIALGMARGLAYLHLGAQPAIIHRDIKASNILLDENFEAKVADFGLAKFAPEGATHLSTRVAGTMGYVAPEYALYGQLTERSDVYSFGVVLLELLSGKKALLSVGDDQPVLLADWAWSMVRNGTPLEVIDSGMAECGPPETMEKYVLVAVLSSHPQLYARPTMDQVLKMLDTDLAVPSIPERPIPLVAGIEDIERSISESGSGHLSTPRGYQAYAIEMDGRSASNEEVVEEEEEEEDEKARLSGGR, encoded by the coding sequence ATGGCGGTCCACCACCACCTACTTTTCCTCCTTTCCTTGCTCATTCTCCCTCTCTCCACCACCAGCAACCACCACCGGACTCTCCTCCAAAACGGCAACGTTTCATGTCCACTAAACTTTCAACTAATCCGCCGCCTCGTCGGCTCCAACCGCCCTAACCTCGACATTCCAAGCGCCTGCCGCTACGCTCAACAAGGTCTCCAGCTAGTAGAATCCGACTACCTCCGCCGTACAAACTCCTTCGTCCCGCCGTTGACCACCGCAGAGCCATGCTGGCGTGACTACCAAACCCTAGCCGAAGACTTCTACCCTAACTTCGACCTCCGTCGCAATTGTGGCTTCAATACAAGCTGGATCGCCGTTCCAGGTTGCATGAACATAACTAACCGTCAACAATTCGAACAAATTGTTAACGGATCGTTGCTTGCTCCGGTACTTACGGCGTGTAATCAGTCACTTTCTGGCTCCTCTTGCACGTCGTGCACTGTCGCGCTTTCGAATCTTCAAGCGTCGTATTTGAATGGAGATTCCGTCGGAAACCTAACGAACTGCCGTGCGTATCCGTTTATTTACGCCGCGGCTTTCGTTAACTCTCTCGGTCCTACCGATAGAGATACGTCTGTCTGTTTGTTTTCGCTTGATATCGATTTCGCTAAGTCGAAAAACAAGTACAAAACGATTGTTATTGTTATCGTTATCGTTGCAGTTATTGTTGCAGTTGTTGTATCCTCATTTTTGGTTGGATTTTGGTACTATAGGAGGAAAAAGGTTGAGAGATTGAATCGAGTTAGAAGAAATAGAGATAGAATACCAGAAACTAGTACTGTCTCTGCTTTGGATTCGATTAGCGGAAGCACAACGTTGATTAAGTTCAGTATCGATGATATTAAAGAGGCTACTAGAAATTTCGCCAGAGAGAATATAATTGGGACAGGAGGTTATGGAAATGTGTACAAAGGTGTGTTAGTTGATGATTCTGAAGTTGCGTTGAAACGGTTTAAAAACTGTTCAGCTGCGGGTGATGCGAGTTTTACTCATGAAGTTGAAGTGATCGCTAGTGTTCGCCATGTGAATCTTGTGGCTTTGAGAGGATACTGCATAGCTACCACACGGTTTGAAGGGTATCAAAGGATTATTGTTACGGATTTGGTTAAGAATGGGAGTTTGTATGATCATTTGTTTGGGAATCAATCGGGTCGGAGTAACCTAAGTTGGCCGATTCGTAGGAAAATCGCGTTGGGTATGGCTCGAGGGTTGGCTTATTTGCACCTGGGAGCCCAGCCCGCGATCATTCATAGAGATATAAAAGCTAGTAACATTCTTTTAGATGAAAATTTCGAGGCTAAGGTTGCTGATTTTGGGCTGGCTAAGTTCGCACCTGAGGGTGCGACACATTTGAGTACTCGGGTAGCTGGTACTATGGGCTATGTTGCCCCGGAGTACGCGTTATACGGTCAATTGACAGAAAGAAGTGATGTTTATAGTTTTGGAGTTGTGTTGTTGGAACTTTTAAGTGGGAAAAAGGCTCTGTTATCGGTTGGGGATGATCAACCGGTTCTTTTAGCCGATTGGGCGTGGTCAATGGTCCGAAACGGTACACCTTTAGAAGTTATTGATTCTGGTATGGCGGAGTGTGGTCCACCCGAGACCATGGAGAAGTATGTGTTGGTGGCGGTTCTTTCTTCTCACCCGCAGTTATACGCTCGGCCTACAATGGAtcaagttttgaaaatgttagaTACGGATTTAGCGGTTCCTTCGATACCAGAAAGACCAATACCGCTTGTAGCGGGAATCGAGGATATTGAGAGATCCATTAGTGAAAGCGGGTCGGGTCACTTGTCTACTCCTAGAGGGTATCAGGCGTATGCAATTGAGATGGATGGGCGGTCAGCCTCCAACGAGGAGGTAGtggaggaggaagaggaagaggaggatGAGAAAGCCCGTCTTTCGGGTGGAAGATAA